TGGAATGATTCTGCATCTGATCCCTGCCAGGACAACAGAGGGTCTTATTTACTGTCTCTTCCCCCTGGTTCTTCTAAGTAGGTACTGTTTTCTGTTTACTTATCCCTTAGCTTTAGGCCCTGGGACAATGTTGAACATAGTGTCACTGGCTCTGCTGCCAGACAGAATCAGGGGCTCTGGAATATTTACagtttcccttcttctgcttccATAAATGAAATGGGCAGTCTGAATGGAGGAAATCAAGGGCCAGCTGGCTAAAAACACAACTGGCAACAAAGCACTTGGGCTCCTTCCAAGAGCTGGTGTTTAAAGAGAGGCCATTTAAAGAGCAAATTCCAACTATCATAATAACGGTTCAGGACACTAGCTGTAAGATGGAACAATAAAATTTTACTCAGcaatatttttgtttccaaagTTTGGAACCTATTATATGGCCCCTTCTTAAGAATTTTTTCTAGTCTTAGTCAATCACTTAAAATAGCCAATCCATTATATCCTAACAAATGacaagtatatattatatactttgagaatatatatatatatacacacacatatatgtacatgtctatgtatatatatgaattctGTGCCACGATGGCCAAAGTGTTAGTTTTGCTTAAGCTCAttcatacaaaataaataaaactgttaagaaattgaaaagaaaaaggagagaaataagaaatgacaTAAGGATTAAATGGGATGGAATGGCAGACAGCCAAAGGACACTTAAACTAATTTGGGAGGTTATTAATATATCATGAAGCCAactgacagaaagcagatttcctttgctaaataaaatagtatttccattttgatatttaagaaaaattcgATAATCTTCTTGGGGAAAATCATGTTGGAGTACTACTCAATAAACAATacatggttttttgttgttgctgctgagTTCTGGTAATGACAACCATAGACTGGCTATTTACTAACCCTAGAATCCCTGATAGGTGCCaaatcagaaatatatataaatgccaTATTCAGcgagataaatttaaaatgtaaacagttCTATACATCATGAGATCATAATTATTTCACGATCCAGGAGCAGATGAATTTGAAGGTGAGCGAACAAAgctgcctctctctgtttctcaatgATTGACAAGAGTAATGGAGGAGGGGcccagaaaaaaaagtaaaagggttCAGCAGCTAGGTAGGTGCGTGGCGCAGCAGTTCTGATGCTATAAATCCCAGAAATGGATAAAGCCAGTAGTTTGAGACCCCCTGCAAGCCATTACCTCGATATAGGGCACAATCTTGCAAGAGAAGTCCTCCAGCAGCCACTTCTTCGTCAGCTCGTGAAAGATGACGAGCGGAAGGCAGAAGAAGATGATGAGAAAGTCCCAGAAGGCCAGGTTGGCCAAGAGGGAATTGGAGATGCTCCGCATGTAGTAGTTGTGACACACGATACACATCACCGCCAGGTTGCCAATGATGCCAGTGCCGAAGATCACCACAGACAAACACATAACTGCATAGGCTCCGTATGACTCCTGGGTCAGCGGGTAGAAGGGGTTCTTTAGTCGCAAGCGCCGGTTTGTGCTGTTCCCCCGGCGGGAACCCCCGCGTTCGTGGACCCCTTCTCCCGAGGACCCATTCTGGGCCAGCGCCCTGCCAGGGGGTGCGATCGTCCGCCCTTCGTGCCCCGACGGTCCATGGACCATCTTGGGTGGGGTGTCGTGGTGGGAACCCTGGAGTTTCCCGCCTCTCCTTGGCCAGTAATAAAGGTCGCTGGCTCCGGGTTCTGTCCTCACACTCTGCTCCTGGCTATGCCCAGAAATGCCAGCGCCTCTGGgacccttctctttcccctctgaaGTCTGAAGGAAGAGTTGGAGAGCCGGGGGGCTTCCTCTCCCCAAAGTTCCAGGGGGCTCCTGACCCCAGGCACCTTTCCACCTCCAGGCTCCAGACAGCCTGGCTGGGGGTCCCGAGGGTTCTGCGGCCAACGCCTCCGCCCCTCTTCCCGCTCCTGGGTCACCGCCCCGGGCTGCCCTTAGGTCCCACAAGGGCGCCGCGCGCGCCGctgcctcctgctcctcctccctgggcGCACGGGTTAGCAGGTCTCCTGCAGAATTTCCCAGTCCCCACGCGTCCCTGCTGCGACGCTGGCTCAGTGCAGGTGAACAGTTTTCCCCCAGGCAAGTTTCGTTCCTGGGCGAAGAAGCGGACCcgagggcaggagaggcagaaacCTTGAGCAGTAGCAGAAGCAGAAGCCGCGAGGTGCGGGCGAGAGGCGTGCCCGGGGCCCGCATGGCTCGGTGAGGGCGCACCCGGTAGCCGCGGCTCCTGGTTAGGACCGACACCTGCTGCCCAAGTTGCTGCTGAGAGTTAGACACATGTTACAACTTACCCCCGCCCCGGCAGTGGGGGACGGGAGATTACAGGGAGCTTTGGGGGATGGGTCTTGGGTCACAAACCCTCCCCCTCTACAATCCTTCCTCTTTTGGCTTTCCGTGCATTTCTCAGCCAAATCCACCCCGAGCGCAGCCTATCCCCAAGGTTCAGAGAGGGAATTGCTGCTCCCGGTGGCTGACCTTGAAAAGTTGCAACCAACACCTGACTGTTGATTAATGTTGCGACTGGGAGAAGCCCGGACCAAGCCCCACGTTCCTCCCTGCCTTTGGGTGGTTGCCTTCTTGGTAACAGTTGCTCTGCCTATTTACATCCTTCCCATAC
The sequence above is a segment of the Ursus arctos isolate Adak ecotype North America unplaced genomic scaffold, UrsArc2.0 scaffold_3, whole genome shotgun sequence genome. Coding sequences within it:
- the GPR37 gene encoding prosaposin receptor GPR37; translation: MRAPGTPLARTSRLLLLLLLKVSASPALGSASSPRNETCLGENCSPALSQRRSRDAWGLGNSAGDLLTRAPREEEQEAAARAAPLWDLRAARGGDPGAGRGAEALAAEPSGPPARLSGAWRWKGAWGQEPPGTLGRGSPPALQLFLQTSEGKEKGPRGAGISGHSQEQSVRTEPGASDLYYWPRRGGKLQGSHHDTPPKMVHGPSGHEGRTIAPPGRALAQNGSSGEGVHERGGSRRGNSTNRRLRLKNPFYPLTQESYGAYAVMCLSVVIFGTGIIGNLAVMCIVCHNYYMRSISNSLLANLAFWDFLIIFFCLPLVIFHELTKKWLLEDFSCKIVPYIEVASLGVTTFTLCALCIDRFRAATNVQMYYEMIENCSSTTAKLAVIWVGALLLALPEVVLRQLSKEDLGFSGRAPAERCVIKVSPDLPDTIYVLALTYDSARLWWYFGCYFCLPTLFTITCSLVTARKIRKAEKACTRGNKRQIQLESQMNCTVVALTILYGFCIIPENICNIVTAYMATGVSQQTMDLLYIISQFLLFFKSCVTPVLLFCLCKPFSRAFMECCCCCCDECIQKSSTVTSDDNDNEYTTELELSPFSTIRREMSTFASVGTHC